The Ornithorhynchus anatinus isolate Pmale09 chromosome 16, mOrnAna1.pri.v4, whole genome shotgun sequence genome contains the following window.
agcaatgtactaaacggtGGAGAGGACGCTATAACGGATGCTTTCCcaccccacaaaaagcttacagtccagacctcCGGGGGAAGGTTGGGATGGAGAAGTGGGACTTAGTGAGGCTcgagccccccaccccaattctgCCAGACCTTGCCTCGGTCCCTCAGACCCTCCCCCTGCTCGCACCGGGGGATCATGACCCTGCCCGATCGGTCCCTTCCCTGACCCTGCCCGATCGGTCCCTTCCCCCTctgcgcctccttcccctcctctgctccacCAGAAGACCAAAGCCAAGCCGGTCCGTGCCCCAGAGGTGGTGCCCCAGAGTGGAGTGGAGAGCTGCCCGGGAGGAGGGCAGGACCAGCCACGTGCCCCCCTCGatgaagagccagagagagactGTGCTGACCGGAGCCATGGGGAGACGCCGGCCCAGTTGCCCGGAGAGAAACGTTCCCCAAACAGAGGTGGAGtgagggggccggagccgggagaCCCATCCCGTTGGGAACGCAGCTGGTCCGGAGTCCCAGAGGAGCCCGGGAGTGAGACTAACCGGAGCGACGCCTCTTCCATGTGGAGCAGTgggatctgggagacagaggccgcAGACCCCCGGGCagggggagaccgaggcagcCATCCAGGTATCCGCATCCTGCCCCGAGGGCCGCTGCGACTTCAGGGCTGAACCCCCCCTCTCCACGACCCCGACCCCCTCGGCCAGAACCGTGGCCCTCTAACCTGGTTCCATAGGGGAGGGACTCTGGAGATTTCCTTTCTCAACCCCCACGGGGTCAGGGTGCAGATGTAGGGGAAATCATAATCATCAAAGCAGTTAAGTGCCGACTCTGggtcgagcaccgtgctaagcgtcgGGGTCGatccgaggtaatcgggttgggcacaggccctgcgAAATCATCCAATCCACGAGGATTGGAACCTGCTGTACCCCACGGTCTCTTTGCCACAGGCTCCCAGCTGCCCTCGGGCCTGCCCCAGCTTCAGCGGCACCGCAGCCACCTGGCCATGGAGTTGCTCTGGCTGCAGCAGGCGATCGCCAGCCGTAAGGAGGTAAGAGAGACATGAGCTACTgacctctcatccccctcccgcTTCTCCCCCCTCACACATTCACTACCCTGTAAGCCAGGGAGCTGGCCAAGGGGCTCCGGCTGAGGGCTCAGGTTGCGGGGAAAGGGGATTGCAATTTGAGGAGAAGTGAGGAATCCCCTCTGGCAAGGGGTTAGCCTGGGGTGTTTCTAGAGTCAGGGCAGGCAGGCTCCATTCACTACAGCCCAGGTTTTCTCTCTGGTAGTATCTGCTCTTGAAACAGAAGCTGGGCCCTCCGGAGGGCTAGGCCCGAGCCCCCCAACGCCTCTCCGCAGTAACCCGAGTGCAGCCCGGAGCGCGGTTGGCAGGAAGAGCGTCAGCCCGAGTGGAGAGGCCCTCTGCCCTTGTCAGTGAGCGCCCGCTCTCTCGGGCAATGCTGAGGAGGCCACTGACCCCCGGGAGCAccagggggttgggggcggcTGAGGGGCTTGAGCGCGGCTGGGGGGCTTGAGCCTCATCCTCCCTTGGCTCCGGAACCCTGGCCGCCTCTGGGGCGGGGCGCAGGAGACCCCGGTCTTGTCCCGGGCAGCCGCTGGCCCCACGTTCCCAGAGGATGGAGCCCCCTGGGCCTTTGGCTTCCTGCGGGCACAGCTGGGAGGGGGTCTCCACGTGTGGGCTGGGGTCCTACTCCTCAGCTGGGGGATGGGGAACGGATACCAGGCTGGATGGGGCAGGCGGGTAAAGGCAGGTTCTGGGGAAATAAAACTTTCTCACCCACTTTGGGACCTGCTGGATTTTCTTTCCCACGGCTGGGTGTCTCGCTGCTTCTTTGTCTGGCCGGGCTGGGCCAGGTGGTTGCGGGCAGGGCCAGATTTGGTTTTGCTCTTTCCTGATTGAGACGTCAAGGtttttccttcctgcttcccttccacatctctcctcccctctctcccaacagcacctttcattcattcaatagtatttattgagcgcttactatgtgcagagcactgtactaagcgcttgggatgaacaagtcgg
Protein-coding sequences here:
- the IQCC gene encoding IQ domain-containing protein C, coding for MEAAELNRRVTALQACVRGRLVRRRLRSVRDDYEAAVRDIEGHVGLLQWRGRWIPRPLFLREKTKAKPVRAPEVVPQSGVESCPGGGQDQPRAPLDEEPERDCADRSHGETPAQLPGEKRSPNRGGVRGPEPGDPSRWERSWSGVPEEPGSETNRSDASSMWSSGIWETEAADPRAGGDRGSHPGSQLPSGLPQLQRHRSHLAMELLWLQQAIASRKEYLLLKQKLGPPEG